A stretch of DNA from Kwoniella mangroviensis CBS 8507 chromosome 1 map unlocalized Ctg01, whole genome shotgun sequence:
ACCCGAACGAGGTTGGACGAGTTCGATGTGCTTCTCGATGTTGAGAGCGGCGTCTCTGGCATTCTTGGCTGCGTTACCTGACATTCTGTTAAAAAGACAAGGCATTAGTAGAACATTCTTGTTTGATATATACAAGCTATACAAGTTGTGCGATGAATCATGTTCATGCTGTTGCTTTTcttgatagatggataggTGAATAGCGAGATACAATGACACATACCTATTCTTCCAGAATGCCTTCTCCCTCttagctttgatctctgCTACTCTCTCCATTGCTTTCAGCGTGGTAGCCACCAACTCTCGATCGTATCGGACAGGAACGTTTCGTCGTTTTTCGAATTCGAATGTAGAGTCCTGTTAGAGGGTGAATGAATTAGCGTTGATGGGTTACGGTCTATAGCTCGTATTTGGAAAGAGACGCAATCAGAGgaaagaatgatgatggatctcgtcatcgtcgCACCGTATCAATGAAAGACTGAATGCCAAATTCCACTCCGACACGTTTCTCCTAAATTGGCCAACcccccttccctctctctcatGCTTGAATAGaaaacatcactcaccacgACCATCTCTTTCCCATTCGCCCTCCTGAAAGCCTTTGTCCACCTGACTTTTCTAGggttcctcttcatcttgaagTTCTTGTGACATTTGGAAGAACAGAACCTAAAGCATTTCGCATCGTTACGGACGAACATCGTCCCATGTCCTGGGTAGACGTTGGCGGAGCAGAAATAACACTTCTCGATACGCATGGTGATTGGCGCTCGTGCGGGTTAATGGAGGGGTATTGGTGGGGTGTGATgtattgatgagatggacacGGATCAGCATGTAACAATCAACGAAAACAGGAATCGCTGGAAAAAATCTTCATAACTAGCTagcttttccatctttgatcaCACGGCTATCACGTGGTGACTCTCCTGCACTATTTTCCTTCCGCAGGTTTGACCCTGATCTAGCGAGGTTTGTTTCTGTTCTGCTACTCTGCCCGATGTACGAGTACCATACCCTTTTACCCCTGAATAAATGCCACATCCGTAAATGCACAAACCGCACGAGTTTAATCAACGTGTCAGTCAACTAACAGTGGTAGTGCAGTTGCTACTCGGTTCAAGGTACTACCCCTCACTCTATCACAGGAAGACACATTCCAGACCATCTCCCATACGCTTGGATCAATATTTCATACTACACTCACTCACTATACCCAATCTATCATAGATATCACTACCATTCTTGACCAGCTCACTCTCTTACACTCCTTTTCGCCCCCCCTCCTCACTACACAGTacaaaatgaagatgagtatTGTGTCTCGTCTTTCAATGAACAGCTCAGGCTAACTCTATCTCTCTTTCGGCCTATACGCTCTGATCCTCGTCGGTGGTTTCGGTACCAGACTCAGACCTTTGACTGTGGGTTATTCTCATTTCTATCCAACAAGCCAGCTAGCTAGCACACATGTGGTCGAAGGCGGACGCGTAGAATGAACCTTTTGACGCGCAATTCGTACTCTGTGTGAGAGGACTggaaagctgatgtgattgaCCCTCGAAAATTAGCTATCATGGCCTAAACCCCTTGTAGAGTTCTGTaacaaggtgagcttctactccatccaccatcttgCTTTGATGTAGATATATAGACTGACATTGTTACGCGTTGTAATGTTAGGCTATGATGTGAGCCACTCTGAACATTCCTTAGGTCCAACTTGTCGCGATGGAGAAGGGATTACTGACGCGTATGGATGCTGGCTTGATAGTTTACATCAAATCGAAGCTCTTGTCAAGGTATGTTGAGCTTTACTCTGTCGTACTTTGGATGAGACAAGAGACTGATTGATGTATGAATTTCACTACTCCTTTATAACAGGCCGGCGTGAAAGATATCGTACTCGCAGTCAACTATCGACCCGAAGTGATGGTCTCGGTGCTCAAGAAGACTGAAGAGGAATTCGGTATCAACATTCATTTCTCAGTTGAGACTGAACCTTTAGGTACTGGTGAGTGTTATCTTCAAATCCGAAAGCAACTTTTTCTGGCTATCCCTCCTAACATTGCGAGCTGCTGATAATCATGCTCTTCCCATCCAGCTGGTCCTCTTGCTCTCGCTAGAGAAATCCTCGGTAAAGATGATACacctttcttcgtcttgaACTCGGATGTTACTTGCATCTACCCATTCGAGGCgttcaggtgagttaccCACACATTCTGGAAAGCTTCAGTTCGTGACAACACAAATATACctcccctcttcatcagctattGTTAATTAGAACCTGTTTATGTTGAGAACGCCTATTGACTActccgcttcttcctcacagAGACTTCCACATCGCCCATAAATGTGAAGGTTCAATCATGGTCACCAAAGTTGCCGAGCCCTCAGCGTACGGTGTAGTAGTCACCAAACCCGGATCAACAGTCATCGACCGATTCGTTGAGAAACCAGTCGAATTCGTTGGAAACAGAATCAACGCCGGTATCTATATTTTCAACCCAAGTGTTTTGGATAGGATTCAAGTGAGTGGTTGTTTCTCCTTTGGTACAATGCTATATAAAATCGCTATCGAGTTCCAAGTCAAATTGTTACCTTATTTaccttttcatctctttccccGTGATCTCTATATATCAGTACATACATATGAAGCCGAAGATCTGAGGCTGACCCGTATATGTCAATCACAGCTTCAACCCACATCTATCGAAAAAGAGGTCTTCCCTGCTATCGCTGCCGATCAGCAATTGCATTCCTTCGACCTTCCCGGTTTCTGGATGGATGTCGGTCAACCAAAAGATTACTTGtctggtgagttgaatgtCTTCATAAAGTATTGGAACTGATAGCGGTGGATTCAAATTGCTGATATGACTTGTGATCACAGGAACATGTCTTTACCTTTCACACCTCACTTCCACACATTCACCTCTGCTCACTGACCCCAAGCAAAACAAATGGGTATACGGAGGTAACGTCCTGGTTGATcctgtgagtgatatcatTCGTATCCCAGCTGTGTCGGAGAGTCTTGTGTGACGACCACGAGGTAACAACGCTGATTCACTGTATCACATAGTCCGCTGAAATTGATCCTACTGCTGTTATTGGACCCAATGTCGTGATTGGTCCAGATGCCAAGATCGGTCCAGGTGTGAGATTACAACGATGTGTCATCCTCTCAAATGCTACCGTGAGGGATCACGCTTGGATCGCAAACTCCATTATCGGTTGGAACTCTAACGTAGGACGATGGGTGAGTGGGAACTCTAATGCGAAATTTGGCAGAATTTACATCACTCTGGATCATGTTGACTGATTCTGTTTCGAATCGATACAACAGACCCGAGTCGAAAACATCACTGTGCTCGGTGATGACGTTACTATCAAAGATGAACTTTATGTTAATGGTGCTTCAGTCTTGCCCCACAAGAGTGTAAGTGGTTGTATCTATCTCAGCTAGCCCCCAGGATAGGAAATTGAATATGAGCTGACCTGacatatcgatgatatatagatctcatcatcaatcacagaACCCCGTATTGTCATGTGTAAGTTTTAACGCCCTGATTATCTGAGACTTATCTGATTAGCTGGCTGATTGTGTGGTTCTCGGATGCAGAATCAAAATCGGATTATACATTACCCACCTGATATTTCCCCTGATCATCCCAAATACCTATTTCACTCAACATATCCCTTCTACTGTATACTTCgttttttttctcttcttaAAACTGAAAAATTGATACACTACTCATATTCTTCCCCTATTCGATCTCAGAGAAGAGGCATATGAGATGGTTTCATCATTTATACATCACATACATTACAATACAATCAcatcgatcttgatttgatattgatactTAGAGGGGGTTTGGTGATACTGGTCCATGCAACATATCGATAGAGTCATTAATGTCCATCGTAAGAGAATTGCAGCGAGAAGCCAATTGAAAAGAACACATGAGGATGTGAATTTGTATGTAAGCGGAACAATGATCAGAGTGATCATTAAGAGATATCATTCATGTGGAGCACATCTATCGAAAGTATGTATACAGGTCGATATGGACAATGAGGaaattatcatcatcctctgagTTAATAAAGGCAATTCTCTTGGACATGCATCTATGATACCTGTTATCTGTTTTCAACCCAACCGGTCAAGTGATATTGTCTAATGCTGAACGGTATATTTATTTTCtttggtcttgatgatgttctGTAAAGCTtcgactttctcatctttagTGGCGTTGTAAGCTATCTTAGCTTGGTTGAAAGCTATTTTGGTAAGATGCGATAGAACGATAATTATAATCAGTAAACCCGCAGATGAAGTATGATGAATCATATATAGGTGTATGTGATTTGCGCTAATTGCTGTACTTGACTCACGATTCTCAGGTGATTTTTGGAATTGTTTGAATAGGATATCACGCATTTGATTCAGACGTAATCCTTTGTGCTGTTCAGACGCAACGAAGGATATCAGCGTAAGTCTTCCGGTAGATGATAATtagtactcacctcctctttcaGTATCGGCAATTCACGTTCGTAGTATGCTTCGAAAGCAGCTTTGAAACGTCTCTACGATCATAGCATGaaattgatcagcttggttCTTTCGACAAAGAAGCTTTCACTTACCTCTGGATGAGCGTCAATCGAGATAGCGGCCTAAATGATATTtcatcagtcagtcagttggtcatgatgatcaatcacaatcaaatTGTAATCCCAAATCCTATACGGTTTTTTTAACTCGCCTTAGATCCCAGAGCAGCTTTATCAGTCTTCTGATTGACCAGCTCCATAGCTTCCAACATCT
This window harbors:
- a CDS encoding mannose-1-phosphate guanyltransferase, translated to MPHPLRPLTLSWPKPLVEFCNKAMILHQIEALVKAGVKDIVLAVNYRPEVMVSVLKKTEEEFGINIHFSVETEPLGTAGPLALAREILGKDDTPFFVLNSDVTCIYPFEAFRDFHIAHKCEGSIMVTKVAEPSAYGVVVTKPGSTVIDRFVEKPVEFVGNRINAGIYIFNPSVLDRIQLQPTSIEKEVFPAIAADQQLHSFDLPGFWMDVGQPKDYLSGTCLYLSHLTSTHSPLLTDPKQNKWVYGGNVLVDPSAEIDPTAVIGPNVVIGPDAKIGPGVRLQRCVILSNATVRDHAWIANSIIGWNSNVGRWTRVENITVLGDDVTIKDELYVNGASVLPHKSISSSITEPRIVMCKF